The Cryptococcus gattii WM276 chromosome B, complete sequence genome has a segment encoding these proteins:
- a CDS encoding Hypothetical protein (Similar to TIGR gene model, INSD accession AAW40812.1; CNA02390) — protein MTHPGCVLCGLVRSCGSNPSSPALSPQGSTTPLPSSSQAQSLAASFADSGARLPYHHPFERTQSPAPEGRRTGNRVGGREIVYHDKDITVYKAEGNERLCQDGRHIIVVVNEHLQSVYEFGASDIPLLSHVLDTASQILNSAGATAGDDVERGTGKEKLQVGFVGSIIKDPQSPHAHLHAHAYLPPIDTKLSGASLWRRNVIFGSLNWWSIEDLRAEIREATSNNRVKTGYEYRQAPIDKVPDAGAAIASANALDPTYSDTSLSQSNQHALQQQQQRQQQEAGPSSNRSQPRPSSVSTDRRSPQPTYPLSQINSRGSVVPVNHITSQTSDPDKILRESKGKGKEKDINDREDAQLDSKGAEKSPDGVA, from the exons ATGACGCATCCTGGGTGTGTGTTATGTGGACTTGTGAGAAGTTGTGGGAGtaatccttcttcaccgGCGCTCTCCCCGCAAGGCAGCACAACACCATTACCGTCGTCGTCGCAGGCACAATCATTGGCTGCGAGTTTTGCAGATTCTGGTGCGCGCTTGCCCTATCATCACCCATTCGAGAGAACTCAGAGCCCTGCGCCGGAAGGGCGGAGGACAGGGAACAGGGTGGGAGGCAGAGAGATTGTGTATCATGATAAAGACATTACAGTTTACAAGGCAGAGGGAAACGAGAGACTTTGTCAGGATGGTAGACATATCATCGTCGTGGTAAATGAGCACCTGCAGAGTGTGTACGAATTT GGCGCATCCGATATACCACTGTTGAGCCACGTACTCGACACAGCCTCGCAAATATTGAATTCTGCTGGTGCTACTGCAGGCGACGATGTGGAAAGAGGCACGGGAAAAGAAAAATTGCAAGTGGGATTCGTAGGAAGCATTATAA AGGATCCACAATCTCCTCATGCGCATTTACATGCCCACGCCTACCTTCCTCCCATCGACACTAAACTTTCTGGGGCATCTCTCTGGCGTAGGAACGTGATATTTGGCTCCTTAAATTGGTGGAGTATTGAGGATCTACGGGCAGAAATCAG GGAGGCGACGTCGAATAATCGAGTCAAGACAGGGTATGAATATCGACAAGCGCCTATTGATAAGGTACCAGACGCTGGTGCGGCCATA GCCTCAGCCAATGCCCTCGATCCAACTTACTCTGACACGTCTTTATCCCAATCCAACCAACACGCTttgcagcagcagcagcagcggcagcagcaggagGCAGGACCTTCATCCAATCGATCCCAACCCCGTCCATCGTCGGTGTCTACGGATCGACGTTCTCCACAACCGACGTATCCTCTTTCACAGATTAACTCGAGAGGATCTGTCGTCCCTGTGAACCATATAACATCGCAAACGTCTGATCCCGACAAAATATTAAGGGAAAGTAAAGGGAAGGGTAAGGAGAAGGACATTAATGATCGCGAAGACGCGCAGTTAGACAGTAAAGGAGCTGAAAAGTCGCCGGACGGAGTTGCTTAA
- a CDS encoding ESCRT-II subunit protein VPS36 (Similar to TIGR gene model, INSD accession AAW40811.1): protein MRSSPKVTLTLGNPQSRDNDPSVESSGTWTCRVCGYVNERKGLGKSGKCGLCGVPYAQAVASPSASTLPSRAGTPNSSGFTPKASTADDKEDEGKIACPTCTFLNSALLRNCEICTTPLPRLRQPNHAREKPEKQQVVRLSFRKGGDKEAYKKLTSVLGDKAWEREGHSNAQAMNPNGERSGAGIDGILQSIDLSTKAQDTHMQTAFADLEALMLRAGEMVRLAQSLNQKLSSQQAAASSPSGSPHGQTTEEEATMIRTSLVQLGLATPALTKEMVNNERAYHEGLAKELGGLLTGRDGERGLMVGEKGRGVVALDEVWGLWMRARGVALLSPQALIDTLPYLPNHTSPSIHSLRLPSSLMVLHTPTFSISSILSRTLNRLEPSSTDTDPTGSSPFEKSFSLLEFASTESLPIGLAQEFVELMESQAGLVRDDQAGQGDGGVRWYRDIISP from the exons ATGCGTAGTTCGCCTAAAGTGACTCTCACTCTTGGAAATCCCCAGTCCAGAGACAATGATCCCTCAGTTGAAAGCTCTGGAACGTGGACCTGTCGGGTGTGTGGATATGTTAACGAAAGAAAGGGATTGGGCAAATCGGGCAAGTGTGGGCTATGTGGTGTACCATATGCTCAAGCTGTAGCATCGCCCAGCGCATCAACATTGCCTTCACGAGCTGGTACACCTAACTCATCAGGCTTTACTCCCAAGGCGTCTACAGCCGATGAcaaagaggatgagggaaAGATCGCCTGCCCTACCTGTACATTCCTTAATTCGGCATTGCTCCGAAACTGCGAAATTTGCACAACACCTCTCCCGCGGCTCCGCCAGCCTAACCACGCCAGGGAAAAACCAGAGAAACAGCAAGTCGTGAGACTAAGTTTTCGCAAAGGAGGGGACAAAGAGGCGTATAAAAAACTCACGAGTGTCCTTGGAGACAAGGCATGGGAACGCGAGGGTCATTCCAATGCTCAAGCTATGAATCCCAACGGTGAGAGATCAGGAGCCGGGATTG ATGGCATTCTTCAATCGATTGATTTATCGACGAAAGCCCAAGATACCCACATGCAAACAGCGTTTGCAGATCTTGAAGCACTCATGCTCCGTGCAGGTGAGATGGTTCGCCTAGCACAGTCTCTCAATCAGAAGCTCTCCTCGCAACAAGCTGCCGCGTCAAGTCCCAGCGGTTCACCTCATGGACAGACCacagaggaagaggctACTATGATTCGTACATCGCTCGTGCAACTTGGCCTTGCGACACCCGCTTTAACCAAAGAGATGGTCAACAATGAGCGGGCTTATCATGAAGGGCTTGCAAAAGAGCTGGGAGGATTATTGACCGGCAGGGATGGGGAAAGGGGGTTAATGGTGGGcgagaaaggaagaggggtCGTGGCATTAGATGAGGTTTGGGGGCTGTGGATGCGCGCCAGAGGCGTTG CATTATTATCACCACAAGCACTGATTGATACTTTACCTTACCTTCCTAACCATACCTCCCCTTCCATCCATTCACTGCGCCTCCCTTCTAGTCTAATGGTCTTACATACTCCGACATTTTCAATATCGTCAATTCTATCTCGAACTCTCAACCGCTTAGAACCTTCGTCCACTGACACCGATCCCACTGGTTCCTCGCCTTTCGAAAaatccttctctctccttgAATTTGCTTCGACCGAATCATTGCCTATAGGACTGGCACAAGAATTTGTGGAACTCATGGAATCACAAGCAGGTCTGGTCAGAGACGACCAAGCCGGACAAGGGGATGGCGGTGTTAGATGGTATCGAGATATTATCAGCCCATAA